The Deltaproteobacteria bacterium genomic interval GATTCGGGAGGCCGTTGAATTATTGGTGGATCGAAAAAAAATCGCCGTTACTGTCAACCCACTCCCTGATAATCAGTTTGTGTTGCGAGCAAAAGAGGCTGACGATGACAAATATCTGATCGCCCTGATGCTTAAAAACCAGCGGGCGAAACATGGATTGAGCCTTCAAGAAGTGGCCGACCGTCTCGGTGTTTCAAAAAATGCCTACGCGCAATATGAACAGACACGCGCCGTTCCCAGCATTACTAAAATGGAAGAGTTTATCCATGCCATGAGC includes:
- a CDS encoding type II toxin-antitoxin system HicB family antitoxin, with the translated sequence MCVKFEGKLLKEGKYWAVCVPALDVYTQGKSKKDALAMIREAVELLVDRKKIAVTVNPLPDNQFVLRAKEADDDKYLIALMLKNQRAKHGLSLQEVADRLGVSKNAYAQYEQTRAVPSITKMEEFIHAMSHNVHVVLDVLDEARVA